From Rissa tridactyla isolate bRisTri1 chromosome 7, bRisTri1.patW.cur.20221130, whole genome shotgun sequence, a single genomic window includes:
- the AKAP10 gene encoding A-kinase anchor protein 10, mitochondrial isoform X5 has translation MDSFSSSRTAALKKQPSHMEAAHFGDLGRSCLNYQAEETKSSLSKTLEQVLQDNVALPYFIQFMELRRMEHLVKFWLEAESFHSTTWSRIRAHSLNTVKQSSLAEPVSPSKQQEIASSSPTGLLEERLEDSGTVHLLRTKPVASDKNDRTNNSQNYVLSGQEGDNISVLCLRKSETGTDSVPVDQQESSKLTVSNRNSPSSALKDLSGKLMKSIERDAVSTFTKYISPDAAKPIPITEAMRNDIVAKICGEDGQVDPNCFVTAQSIVFNAMEQEHFSEFLRSHHFCKYQIEVLTSGTVYLADILFCESALFYFSEYMEKEEAVNVLQFWLAADNFQSQLAAKKGQYDGQEAQNDAMILYDKYFSLQATHPLGFDDSVRLEIESNICREGGPLPNCFTTPLRQAWTTMETVFLPGFLSSNLYYKYLNDLIHSVRGDEFPGGNIALSIHGPSSSPDNDSIGGPDGSASQSNVKKANVKILKNFDEAIIVDAASLDPESLYQRTYAGKMTFGRVSDLGQFIRESEPEPDVKKSKGSMFSQAMKKWVQGNTDEAQEEMAWRIAKMIVNDVMQQAQCEQPSEKVTKL, from the exons ATGGACTCTTTTTCAAGCAGTCGGACAGCTGCCCTTAAGAAGCAGCCAAGTCACATGGAAGCTGCTCATTTTGGAGACTTAG gcagatCGTGTCTGAATTATCAGGCTGAAGAGACCAAATCAAGCCTTTCAAAGACCCTTGAACAAGTTCTGCAGGACAATGTAGCCCTCCCTTATTTTATCCAGTTTATGGAACTACGGAGAATGGAACACTTGGTTAAGTTTTGGTTAGAGGCTGAAAGCTTCCACTCCACAACGTGGTCCCGTATTAGAGCACATAGCCTGAACACAGTTAAACAGAGTTCGTTGGCAGAGCCGGTGTCACCCTCGAAACAGCAGGAAATTGCGTCGTCTTCTCCAACTGGATTGCTTGAGGAGAGACTGGAGGACTCTGGCACGGTCCATCTGCTCAGGACCAAGCCAGTGGCTTCGGACAAGAATGACAGAACTAACAACAGCCAGAACTACGTGCTCTCGGGTCAGGAGGGTGACAATATCAGTGTTCTTTGTCTAAGAAAATCTGAGACAGGGACCGATTCTGTTCCAGTTGATCAGCAAGAATCTTCCAAGCTTACAGTATCAAATAGAAACAGCCCCTCCTCTGCACTAAAAGACTTGTCAGGAAAACTAATGAAAA GTATAGAACGGGATGCAGTTAGTACTTTTACCAAATATATTTCTCCAGATGCTGCTAAACCAATACCTATTACAGAAGCAATGAGAAATGACATAGTTG CAAAGATTTGTGGGGAAGATGGACAAGTGGATCCTAACTGTTTTGTTACAGCACAGTCAATAGTGTTTAATGCAATGGAACAAGA GCACTTTAGTGAATTTTTGCGAAGTCATCATTTCTGTAAATATCAGATTGAGGTGCTGACTAGCGGGACTGTTTATCTGGCTGACATACTTTTCTGTGAATCAGCCCTGTTCTATTTCTCTGAG TACATGGAGAAGGAAGAGGCAGTGAACGTATTGCAGTTCTGGTTGGCAGCAGATAACTTCCAGTCTCAACTTGCTGCCAAAAAAGGCCAGTATGATGGGCAAGAAGCACAGAATGATGCCATGATTTTATATGACAA GTACTTCTCCCTTCAAGCCACGCACCCTCTTGGGTTTGATGACTCGGTGAGGTTAGAGATTGAATCCAACATCTGCAGGGAAGGTGGTCCTCTCCCAAACTGTTTCACCACTCCCTTACGACAGGCATGGACTACCATGGAGACG GTTTTTTTACCTGGTTTCTTGTCCAGCAACCTCTACTACAAATACTTGAATGATCTCATCCATTCAGTACGAGGAGATGAATTTCCAGGAGGGAATATTGCACTGAGTATTCATGGCCCCAGTAGCTCTCCTGATAACGATTCCATAGGGGGCCCGGATGGCTCTGCCTCCCAG tCCAACGTCAAAAAGGCTAATgttaaaatcctgaaaaatttTGATGAAGCAATAATTGTAGATGCTGCAAGTCTGGATCCAGAATCTTTGTATCAACGAACATATGCAGG GAAGATGACATTTGGACGAGTCAGTGACCTGGGACAGTTTATCAGAGAATCTGAACCAGAGCCTGATGTCAAAAAATCGAAAG GGTCCATGTTTTCACAAGCAATGAAGAAATGGGTTCAAGGAAACACTGATGAG GCTCAAGAAGAGATGGCTTGGAGGATAGCAAAGATGATAGTCAATGACGTTATGCAGCAGGCGCAATGTGAACAGCCTTCGGAGAAGGTTACGAAG ctatGA
- the AKAP10 gene encoding A-kinase anchor protein 10, mitochondrial isoform X2 has translation MSFFRRKVKGKEQEKTTDVKAIKTPIAVHSPQRSTRNHALLEAAGPSHVAINAISANMDSFSSSRTAALKKQPSHMEAAHFGDLGRSCLNYQAEETKSSLSKTLEQVLQDNVALPYFIQFMELRRMEHLVKFWLEAESFHSTTWSRIRAHSLNTVKQSSLAEPVSPSKQQEIASSSPTGLLEERLEDSGTVHLLRTKPVASDKNDRTNNSQNYVLSGQEGDNISVLCLRKSETGTDSVPVDQQESSKLTVSNRNSPSSALKDLSGKLMKSIERDAVSTFTKYISPDAAKPIPITEAMRNDIVAKICGEDGQVDPNCFVTAQSIVFNAMEQEHFSEFLRSHHFCKYQIEVLTSGTVYLADILFCESALFYFSEYMEKEEAVNVLQFWLAADNFQSQLAAKKGQYDGQEAQNDAMILYDKYFSLQATHPLGFDDSVRLEIESNICREGGPLPNCFTTPLRQAWTTMETVFLPGFLSSNLYYKYLNDLIHSVRGDEFPGGNIALSIHGPSSSPDNDSIGGPDGSASQSNVKKANVKILKNFDEAIIVDAASLDPESLYQRTYAGKMTFGRVSDLGQFIRESEPEPDVKKSKGSMFSQAMKKWVQGNTDEAQEEMAWRIAKMIVNDVMQQAQCEQPSEKVTKL, from the exons atGTCCTTCTTCAGGCGGAAAG tgaaaggcaaagaacaagaaaagaccACAGATGTGAAAGCAATTAAAA ctccaatagcagTACATTCCCCTCAAAGAAGCACTAGAAATCATGCCTTGCTGGAGGCTGCAGGACCAAGCCATGTGGCAATTAATGCCATCTCTGCCAACATGGACTCTTTTTCAAGCAGTCGGACAGCTGCCCTTAAGAAGCAGCCAAGTCACATGGAAGCTGCTCATTTTGGAGACTTAG gcagatCGTGTCTGAATTATCAGGCTGAAGAGACCAAATCAAGCCTTTCAAAGACCCTTGAACAAGTTCTGCAGGACAATGTAGCCCTCCCTTATTTTATCCAGTTTATGGAACTACGGAGAATGGAACACTTGGTTAAGTTTTGGTTAGAGGCTGAAAGCTTCCACTCCACAACGTGGTCCCGTATTAGAGCACATAGCCTGAACACAGTTAAACAGAGTTCGTTGGCAGAGCCGGTGTCACCCTCGAAACAGCAGGAAATTGCGTCGTCTTCTCCAACTGGATTGCTTGAGGAGAGACTGGAGGACTCTGGCACGGTCCATCTGCTCAGGACCAAGCCAGTGGCTTCGGACAAGAATGACAGAACTAACAACAGCCAGAACTACGTGCTCTCGGGTCAGGAGGGTGACAATATCAGTGTTCTTTGTCTAAGAAAATCTGAGACAGGGACCGATTCTGTTCCAGTTGATCAGCAAGAATCTTCCAAGCTTACAGTATCAAATAGAAACAGCCCCTCCTCTGCACTAAAAGACTTGTCAGGAAAACTAATGAAAA GTATAGAACGGGATGCAGTTAGTACTTTTACCAAATATATTTCTCCAGATGCTGCTAAACCAATACCTATTACAGAAGCAATGAGAAATGACATAGTTG CAAAGATTTGTGGGGAAGATGGACAAGTGGATCCTAACTGTTTTGTTACAGCACAGTCAATAGTGTTTAATGCAATGGAACAAGA GCACTTTAGTGAATTTTTGCGAAGTCATCATTTCTGTAAATATCAGATTGAGGTGCTGACTAGCGGGACTGTTTATCTGGCTGACATACTTTTCTGTGAATCAGCCCTGTTCTATTTCTCTGAG TACATGGAGAAGGAAGAGGCAGTGAACGTATTGCAGTTCTGGTTGGCAGCAGATAACTTCCAGTCTCAACTTGCTGCCAAAAAAGGCCAGTATGATGGGCAAGAAGCACAGAATGATGCCATGATTTTATATGACAA GTACTTCTCCCTTCAAGCCACGCACCCTCTTGGGTTTGATGACTCGGTGAGGTTAGAGATTGAATCCAACATCTGCAGGGAAGGTGGTCCTCTCCCAAACTGTTTCACCACTCCCTTACGACAGGCATGGACTACCATGGAGACG GTTTTTTTACCTGGTTTCTTGTCCAGCAACCTCTACTACAAATACTTGAATGATCTCATCCATTCAGTACGAGGAGATGAATTTCCAGGAGGGAATATTGCACTGAGTATTCATGGCCCCAGTAGCTCTCCTGATAACGATTCCATAGGGGGCCCGGATGGCTCTGCCTCCCAG tCCAACGTCAAAAAGGCTAATgttaaaatcctgaaaaatttTGATGAAGCAATAATTGTAGATGCTGCAAGTCTGGATCCAGAATCTTTGTATCAACGAACATATGCAGG GAAGATGACATTTGGACGAGTCAGTGACCTGGGACAGTTTATCAGAGAATCTGAACCAGAGCCTGATGTCAAAAAATCGAAAG GGTCCATGTTTTCACAAGCAATGAAGAAATGGGTTCAAGGAAACACTGATGAG GCTCAAGAAGAGATGGCTTGGAGGATAGCAAAGATGATAGTCAATGACGTTATGCAGCAGGCGCAATGTGAACAGCCTTCGGAGAAGGTTACGAAG ctatGA
- the AKAP10 gene encoding A-kinase anchor protein 10, mitochondrial isoform X4, which translates to MSFFRRKVKGKEQEKTTDVKAIKTPIAVHSPQRSTRNHALLEAAGPSHVAINAISANMDSFSSSRTAALKKQPSHMEAAHFGDLGRSCLNYQAEETKSSLSKTLEQVLQDNVALPYFIQFMELRRMEHLVKFWLEAESFHSTTWSRIRAHSLNTVKQSSLAEPVSPSKQQEIASSSPTGLLEERLEDSGTVHLLRTKPVASDKNDRTNNSQNYVLSGQEGDNISVLCLRKSETGTDSVPVDQQESSKLTVSNRNSPSSALKDLSGKLMKSIERDAVSTFTKYISPDAAKPIPITEAMRNDIVAKICGEDGQVDPNCFVTAQSIVFNAMEQEHFSEFLRSHHFCKYQIEVLTSGTVYLADILFCESALFYFSEYMEKEEAVNVLQFWLAADNFQSQLAAKKGQYDGQEAQNDAMILYDKYFSLQATHPLGFDDSVRLEIESNICREGGPLPNCFTTPLRQAWTTMETVFLPGFLSSNLYYKYLNDLIHSVRGDEFPGGNIALSIHGPSSSPDNDSIGGPDGSASQSNVKKANVKILKNFDEAIIVDAASLDPESLYQRTYAGKMTFGRVSDLGQFIRESEPEPDVKKSKAGLLGV; encoded by the exons atGTCCTTCTTCAGGCGGAAAG tgaaaggcaaagaacaagaaaagaccACAGATGTGAAAGCAATTAAAA ctccaatagcagTACATTCCCCTCAAAGAAGCACTAGAAATCATGCCTTGCTGGAGGCTGCAGGACCAAGCCATGTGGCAATTAATGCCATCTCTGCCAACATGGACTCTTTTTCAAGCAGTCGGACAGCTGCCCTTAAGAAGCAGCCAAGTCACATGGAAGCTGCTCATTTTGGAGACTTAG gcagatCGTGTCTGAATTATCAGGCTGAAGAGACCAAATCAAGCCTTTCAAAGACCCTTGAACAAGTTCTGCAGGACAATGTAGCCCTCCCTTATTTTATCCAGTTTATGGAACTACGGAGAATGGAACACTTGGTTAAGTTTTGGTTAGAGGCTGAAAGCTTCCACTCCACAACGTGGTCCCGTATTAGAGCACATAGCCTGAACACAGTTAAACAGAGTTCGTTGGCAGAGCCGGTGTCACCCTCGAAACAGCAGGAAATTGCGTCGTCTTCTCCAACTGGATTGCTTGAGGAGAGACTGGAGGACTCTGGCACGGTCCATCTGCTCAGGACCAAGCCAGTGGCTTCGGACAAGAATGACAGAACTAACAACAGCCAGAACTACGTGCTCTCGGGTCAGGAGGGTGACAATATCAGTGTTCTTTGTCTAAGAAAATCTGAGACAGGGACCGATTCTGTTCCAGTTGATCAGCAAGAATCTTCCAAGCTTACAGTATCAAATAGAAACAGCCCCTCCTCTGCACTAAAAGACTTGTCAGGAAAACTAATGAAAA GTATAGAACGGGATGCAGTTAGTACTTTTACCAAATATATTTCTCCAGATGCTGCTAAACCAATACCTATTACAGAAGCAATGAGAAATGACATAGTTG CAAAGATTTGTGGGGAAGATGGACAAGTGGATCCTAACTGTTTTGTTACAGCACAGTCAATAGTGTTTAATGCAATGGAACAAGA GCACTTTAGTGAATTTTTGCGAAGTCATCATTTCTGTAAATATCAGATTGAGGTGCTGACTAGCGGGACTGTTTATCTGGCTGACATACTTTTCTGTGAATCAGCCCTGTTCTATTTCTCTGAG TACATGGAGAAGGAAGAGGCAGTGAACGTATTGCAGTTCTGGTTGGCAGCAGATAACTTCCAGTCTCAACTTGCTGCCAAAAAAGGCCAGTATGATGGGCAAGAAGCACAGAATGATGCCATGATTTTATATGACAA GTACTTCTCCCTTCAAGCCACGCACCCTCTTGGGTTTGATGACTCGGTGAGGTTAGAGATTGAATCCAACATCTGCAGGGAAGGTGGTCCTCTCCCAAACTGTTTCACCACTCCCTTACGACAGGCATGGACTACCATGGAGACG GTTTTTTTACCTGGTTTCTTGTCCAGCAACCTCTACTACAAATACTTGAATGATCTCATCCATTCAGTACGAGGAGATGAATTTCCAGGAGGGAATATTGCACTGAGTATTCATGGCCCCAGTAGCTCTCCTGATAACGATTCCATAGGGGGCCCGGATGGCTCTGCCTCCCAG tCCAACGTCAAAAAGGCTAATgttaaaatcctgaaaaatttTGATGAAGCAATAATTGTAGATGCTGCAAGTCTGGATCCAGAATCTTTGTATCAACGAACATATGCAGG GAAGATGACATTTGGACGAGTCAGTGACCTGGGACAGTTTATCAGAGAATCTGAACCAGAGCCTGATGTCAAAAAATCGAAAG CTGGACTCCTGGGAGTATGA
- the AKAP10 gene encoding A-kinase anchor protein 10, mitochondrial isoform X3 — MSFFRRKVKGKEQEKTTDVKAIKTPIAVHSPQRSTRNHALLEAAGPSHVAINAISANMDSFSSSRTAALKKQPSHMEAAHFGDLGRSCLNYQAEETKSSLSKTLEQVLQDNVALPYFIQFMELRRMEHLVKFWLEAESFHSTTWSRIRAHSLNTVKQSSLAEPVSPSKQQEIASSSPTGLLEERLEDSGTVHLLRTKPVASDKNDRTNNSQNYVLSGQEGDNISVLCLRKSETGTDSVPVDQQESSKLTVSNRNSPSSALKDLSGKLMKSIERDAVSTFTKYISPDAAKPIPITEAMRNDIVAKICGEDGQVDPNCFVTAQSIVFNAMEQEHFSEFLRSHHFCKYQIEVLTSGTVYLADILFCESALFYFSEYMEKEEAVNVLQFWLAADNFQSQLAAKKGQYDGQEAQNDAMILYDKYFSLQATHPLGFDDSVRLEIESNICREGGPLPNCFTTPLRQAWTTMETVFLPGFLSSNLYYKYLNDLIHSVRGDEFPGGNIALSIHGPSSSPDNDSIGGPDGSASQSNVKKANVKILKNFDEAIIVDAASLDPESLYQRTYAGKMTFGRVSDLGQFIRESEPEPDVKKSKGSRRDGLEDSKDDSQ; from the exons atGTCCTTCTTCAGGCGGAAAG tgaaaggcaaagaacaagaaaagaccACAGATGTGAAAGCAATTAAAA ctccaatagcagTACATTCCCCTCAAAGAAGCACTAGAAATCATGCCTTGCTGGAGGCTGCAGGACCAAGCCATGTGGCAATTAATGCCATCTCTGCCAACATGGACTCTTTTTCAAGCAGTCGGACAGCTGCCCTTAAGAAGCAGCCAAGTCACATGGAAGCTGCTCATTTTGGAGACTTAG gcagatCGTGTCTGAATTATCAGGCTGAAGAGACCAAATCAAGCCTTTCAAAGACCCTTGAACAAGTTCTGCAGGACAATGTAGCCCTCCCTTATTTTATCCAGTTTATGGAACTACGGAGAATGGAACACTTGGTTAAGTTTTGGTTAGAGGCTGAAAGCTTCCACTCCACAACGTGGTCCCGTATTAGAGCACATAGCCTGAACACAGTTAAACAGAGTTCGTTGGCAGAGCCGGTGTCACCCTCGAAACAGCAGGAAATTGCGTCGTCTTCTCCAACTGGATTGCTTGAGGAGAGACTGGAGGACTCTGGCACGGTCCATCTGCTCAGGACCAAGCCAGTGGCTTCGGACAAGAATGACAGAACTAACAACAGCCAGAACTACGTGCTCTCGGGTCAGGAGGGTGACAATATCAGTGTTCTTTGTCTAAGAAAATCTGAGACAGGGACCGATTCTGTTCCAGTTGATCAGCAAGAATCTTCCAAGCTTACAGTATCAAATAGAAACAGCCCCTCCTCTGCACTAAAAGACTTGTCAGGAAAACTAATGAAAA GTATAGAACGGGATGCAGTTAGTACTTTTACCAAATATATTTCTCCAGATGCTGCTAAACCAATACCTATTACAGAAGCAATGAGAAATGACATAGTTG CAAAGATTTGTGGGGAAGATGGACAAGTGGATCCTAACTGTTTTGTTACAGCACAGTCAATAGTGTTTAATGCAATGGAACAAGA GCACTTTAGTGAATTTTTGCGAAGTCATCATTTCTGTAAATATCAGATTGAGGTGCTGACTAGCGGGACTGTTTATCTGGCTGACATACTTTTCTGTGAATCAGCCCTGTTCTATTTCTCTGAG TACATGGAGAAGGAAGAGGCAGTGAACGTATTGCAGTTCTGGTTGGCAGCAGATAACTTCCAGTCTCAACTTGCTGCCAAAAAAGGCCAGTATGATGGGCAAGAAGCACAGAATGATGCCATGATTTTATATGACAA GTACTTCTCCCTTCAAGCCACGCACCCTCTTGGGTTTGATGACTCGGTGAGGTTAGAGATTGAATCCAACATCTGCAGGGAAGGTGGTCCTCTCCCAAACTGTTTCACCACTCCCTTACGACAGGCATGGACTACCATGGAGACG GTTTTTTTACCTGGTTTCTTGTCCAGCAACCTCTACTACAAATACTTGAATGATCTCATCCATTCAGTACGAGGAGATGAATTTCCAGGAGGGAATATTGCACTGAGTATTCATGGCCCCAGTAGCTCTCCTGATAACGATTCCATAGGGGGCCCGGATGGCTCTGCCTCCCAG tCCAACGTCAAAAAGGCTAATgttaaaatcctgaaaaatttTGATGAAGCAATAATTGTAGATGCTGCAAGTCTGGATCCAGAATCTTTGTATCAACGAACATATGCAGG GAAGATGACATTTGGACGAGTCAGTGACCTGGGACAGTTTATCAGAGAATCTGAACCAGAGCCTGATGTCAAAAAATCGAAAG GCTCAAGAAGAGATGGCTTGGAGGATAGCAAAGATGATAGTCAATGA
- the AKAP10 gene encoding A-kinase anchor protein 10, mitochondrial isoform X1 — protein MSFFRRKGRGAAGGRPGAEGRLPPSSPARLLGPGPAPPGTATGPREEARPLSSELPANHVKGKEQEKTTDVKAIKTPIAVHSPQRSTRNHALLEAAGPSHVAINAISANMDSFSSSRTAALKKQPSHMEAAHFGDLGRSCLNYQAEETKSSLSKTLEQVLQDNVALPYFIQFMELRRMEHLVKFWLEAESFHSTTWSRIRAHSLNTVKQSSLAEPVSPSKQQEIASSSPTGLLEERLEDSGTVHLLRTKPVASDKNDRTNNSQNYVLSGQEGDNISVLCLRKSETGTDSVPVDQQESSKLTVSNRNSPSSALKDLSGKLMKSIERDAVSTFTKYISPDAAKPIPITEAMRNDIVAKICGEDGQVDPNCFVTAQSIVFNAMEQEHFSEFLRSHHFCKYQIEVLTSGTVYLADILFCESALFYFSEYMEKEEAVNVLQFWLAADNFQSQLAAKKGQYDGQEAQNDAMILYDKYFSLQATHPLGFDDSVRLEIESNICREGGPLPNCFTTPLRQAWTTMETVFLPGFLSSNLYYKYLNDLIHSVRGDEFPGGNIALSIHGPSSSPDNDSIGGPDGSASQSNVKKANVKILKNFDEAIIVDAASLDPESLYQRTYAGKMTFGRVSDLGQFIRESEPEPDVKKSKGSMFSQAMKKWVQGNTDEAQEEMAWRIAKMIVNDVMQQAQCEQPSEKVTKL, from the exons atGTCCTTCTTCAGGCGGAAAGGtaggggggcggcgggcgggaggcccGGGGCTGAGGGGCGGCTGCCGCCTTCGTCCCCCGCACGGCTGCtgggccccggccctgcccctcCGGGGACGGCGACCGGGCCCCGAGAGGAAGCTCGGCCCCTGAGCAGCGAGCTGCCCGCAAACCACG tgaaaggcaaagaacaagaaaagaccACAGATGTGAAAGCAATTAAAA ctccaatagcagTACATTCCCCTCAAAGAAGCACTAGAAATCATGCCTTGCTGGAGGCTGCAGGACCAAGCCATGTGGCAATTAATGCCATCTCTGCCAACATGGACTCTTTTTCAAGCAGTCGGACAGCTGCCCTTAAGAAGCAGCCAAGTCACATGGAAGCTGCTCATTTTGGAGACTTAG gcagatCGTGTCTGAATTATCAGGCTGAAGAGACCAAATCAAGCCTTTCAAAGACCCTTGAACAAGTTCTGCAGGACAATGTAGCCCTCCCTTATTTTATCCAGTTTATGGAACTACGGAGAATGGAACACTTGGTTAAGTTTTGGTTAGAGGCTGAAAGCTTCCACTCCACAACGTGGTCCCGTATTAGAGCACATAGCCTGAACACAGTTAAACAGAGTTCGTTGGCAGAGCCGGTGTCACCCTCGAAACAGCAGGAAATTGCGTCGTCTTCTCCAACTGGATTGCTTGAGGAGAGACTGGAGGACTCTGGCACGGTCCATCTGCTCAGGACCAAGCCAGTGGCTTCGGACAAGAATGACAGAACTAACAACAGCCAGAACTACGTGCTCTCGGGTCAGGAGGGTGACAATATCAGTGTTCTTTGTCTAAGAAAATCTGAGACAGGGACCGATTCTGTTCCAGTTGATCAGCAAGAATCTTCCAAGCTTACAGTATCAAATAGAAACAGCCCCTCCTCTGCACTAAAAGACTTGTCAGGAAAACTAATGAAAA GTATAGAACGGGATGCAGTTAGTACTTTTACCAAATATATTTCTCCAGATGCTGCTAAACCAATACCTATTACAGAAGCAATGAGAAATGACATAGTTG CAAAGATTTGTGGGGAAGATGGACAAGTGGATCCTAACTGTTTTGTTACAGCACAGTCAATAGTGTTTAATGCAATGGAACAAGA GCACTTTAGTGAATTTTTGCGAAGTCATCATTTCTGTAAATATCAGATTGAGGTGCTGACTAGCGGGACTGTTTATCTGGCTGACATACTTTTCTGTGAATCAGCCCTGTTCTATTTCTCTGAG TACATGGAGAAGGAAGAGGCAGTGAACGTATTGCAGTTCTGGTTGGCAGCAGATAACTTCCAGTCTCAACTTGCTGCCAAAAAAGGCCAGTATGATGGGCAAGAAGCACAGAATGATGCCATGATTTTATATGACAA GTACTTCTCCCTTCAAGCCACGCACCCTCTTGGGTTTGATGACTCGGTGAGGTTAGAGATTGAATCCAACATCTGCAGGGAAGGTGGTCCTCTCCCAAACTGTTTCACCACTCCCTTACGACAGGCATGGACTACCATGGAGACG GTTTTTTTACCTGGTTTCTTGTCCAGCAACCTCTACTACAAATACTTGAATGATCTCATCCATTCAGTACGAGGAGATGAATTTCCAGGAGGGAATATTGCACTGAGTATTCATGGCCCCAGTAGCTCTCCTGATAACGATTCCATAGGGGGCCCGGATGGCTCTGCCTCCCAG tCCAACGTCAAAAAGGCTAATgttaaaatcctgaaaaatttTGATGAAGCAATAATTGTAGATGCTGCAAGTCTGGATCCAGAATCTTTGTATCAACGAACATATGCAGG GAAGATGACATTTGGACGAGTCAGTGACCTGGGACAGTTTATCAGAGAATCTGAACCAGAGCCTGATGTCAAAAAATCGAAAG GGTCCATGTTTTCACAAGCAATGAAGAAATGGGTTCAAGGAAACACTGATGAG GCTCAAGAAGAGATGGCTTGGAGGATAGCAAAGATGATAGTCAATGACGTTATGCAGCAGGCGCAATGTGAACAGCCTTCGGAGAAGGTTACGAAG ctatGA